A single region of the Streptomyces sp. NBC_01262 genome encodes:
- a CDS encoding LLM class flavin-dependent oxidoreductase gives MTAPMQVGYHDILRVWQEADAIPEIEHAWLFDHLMPIGGNQDGPAHEGWTLLSALAAHTRRLRVGLLVTSNRFRPPAMLAKIAATVDIVSGGRLDFGIGAGSRPDHPLARREYEAHGLPFHDFAHSVGSLAEACTVIRRLWTETGPFDFDGTYVRLTGAFCNPKPVQHPYPPILIGGRSSATLRVVAEHADLWNIPGGDIDDVIRRSALLDRYCAEIGRDPATITRSIHLPVSYDQPDRTRDAIGKAVGAGFQHIVLGLSAPYPADVARWVADELVTV, from the coding sequence ATGACCGCCCCCATGCAGGTCGGCTACCACGACATCCTGCGGGTGTGGCAGGAAGCGGACGCCATACCCGAGATCGAGCACGCGTGGCTGTTCGACCACCTCATGCCGATCGGCGGCAACCAGGACGGACCGGCCCACGAAGGCTGGACGCTGCTCTCCGCCCTCGCCGCCCACACCCGACGGCTGCGCGTCGGCCTGCTCGTGACCAGCAACCGCTTCCGGCCGCCCGCGATGCTCGCCAAGATCGCCGCGACCGTCGACATCGTCTCCGGTGGGCGGCTCGACTTCGGCATAGGCGCGGGCTCACGCCCCGACCACCCCCTGGCCCGGCGCGAGTACGAGGCGCACGGCCTGCCCTTCCACGACTTCGCCCACTCGGTGGGGAGCCTCGCTGAGGCGTGCACCGTCATCCGGCGGCTGTGGACCGAGACCGGGCCCTTCGACTTCGACGGCACCTATGTCCGGCTCACCGGGGCGTTCTGCAACCCCAAGCCGGTCCAGCACCCCTACCCGCCGATCCTGATCGGCGGACGCTCGTCCGCGACGCTGCGCGTGGTCGCCGAGCACGCCGACCTGTGGAACATCCCCGGTGGCGACATCGACGACGTCATACGCCGCAGCGCGCTGCTGGACCGCTACTGCGCCGAGATCGGACGCGACCCTGCCACGATCACCCGCTCGATCCATCTGCCGGTCTCCTACGACCAGCCCGATCGCACCCGGGACGCGATCGGCAAGGCGGTCGGCGCCGGCTTCCAGCACATCGTCCTCGGTCTGTCGGCGCCGTACCCCGCCGACGTCGCGCGGTGGGTCGCGGACGAACTGGTCACTGTGTGA
- a CDS encoding TetR/AcrR family transcriptional regulator — protein sequence MPDIGSGSEPSAPRKRADARRNEETLLEAAAAAFIASGVDAPVRDIATKAGVGVGTIYRHFPTRADLIVAVYRHQVEACVEAGPVLLANSDSPHTALERWIDLFVDFLVTKHGLAEALQSDDATFATLHAYFIDRLVPVCAELLDAAAGAGEIRPDIGALELMRGVGNLCIGANKDPRYDARRMVGLLLAGLRLHQGV from the coding sequence GTGCCCGACATCGGCAGCGGATCAGAACCGTCAGCACCCCGGAAGCGGGCCGACGCCCGGCGCAACGAGGAGACACTCCTGGAAGCGGCAGCCGCGGCTTTCATCGCCTCCGGCGTCGATGCGCCCGTGCGCGATATCGCGACCAAGGCCGGCGTCGGCGTCGGCACGATCTACCGCCACTTCCCGACGCGGGCCGATCTCATCGTCGCCGTCTACCGGCACCAGGTCGAGGCATGCGTCGAGGCGGGCCCGGTCCTGCTGGCGAACAGCGACTCACCGCACACCGCCCTGGAGCGGTGGATCGATCTCTTCGTCGACTTCCTCGTCACCAAGCACGGCCTCGCCGAGGCGCTCCAGTCCGATGACGCCACCTTCGCGACCCTGCACGCCTACTTCATCGACCGCCTCGTGCCCGTCTGCGCCGAACTGCTCGACGCCGCCGCCGGGGCAGGCGAGATCCGCCCCGACATCGGGGCCCTGGAACTGATGCGCGGCGTCGGCAACCTCTGCATCGGCGCGAACAAGGACCCCCGCTACGACGCCCGCCGCATGGTCGGACTCCTCCTCGCCGGCCTGCGCCTCCACCAGGGCGTCTGA
- a CDS encoding cold-shock protein, whose amino-acid sequence MASGTVKWFNSEKGFGFIAQEGGGPDVFAHYSNIQGNGYRELTEGEAVTFDVTQGQKGPQAENIIRGAH is encoded by the coding sequence ATGGCCAGTGGCACAGTGAAGTGGTTCAACTCCGAAAAGGGTTTCGGATTCATAGCCCAGGAGGGCGGCGGACCCGACGTGTTCGCCCACTACTCCAACATCCAGGGCAACGGCTACCGCGAACTCACCGAAGGTGAGGCCGTCACCTTCGACGTCACCCAGGGGCAGAAGGGCCCGCAGGCGGAGAACATCATCCGCGGCGCCCACTGA
- a CDS encoding alpha/beta hydrolase family protein: MRHPDEIVSTPTPVISVRPVTLPAPGRGEDLRVRVSAPVIGGELPVVVFSHGFGESLDGYAPLVDFWAARGFVVVQPTHLDSRTLNVTPDDPRYPEIWRLRGEDLTRVVDRLDLVEAAIPGLAGRLDRSRIAVAGHSWGAQSASMLLGARVLDAEGVPGSDLSDPRIKAGVLLAVPGTGGADLTPFAAEHFAFMNPDFERMTTPALVVAGDKDQSALSVRGPEWFTDPYYLSPGTKSLLSLFGAEHSLGGISGYTSTETTDESPERVALIQRLTWAFLRSALYPADASWSAASAELAASTDPLGRIESK; encoded by the coding sequence ATGCGCCACCCCGATGAAATCGTCAGCACGCCCACTCCTGTCATCTCCGTACGCCCGGTGACCTTGCCGGCCCCGGGCCGCGGCGAGGACCTGCGGGTGCGGGTGTCGGCCCCGGTGATCGGCGGCGAACTGCCCGTCGTCGTCTTCTCGCACGGCTTCGGCGAGTCGCTGGACGGCTACGCGCCGCTGGTCGACTTCTGGGCCGCCCGGGGGTTCGTTGTCGTTCAGCCGACCCACCTCGACTCGCGGACGCTGAACGTCACGCCCGACGATCCCCGTTACCCGGAGATCTGGCGCCTCCGGGGCGAGGATCTGACGCGCGTCGTCGACCGGCTGGACCTCGTCGAGGCCGCCATTCCCGGACTCGCGGGCCGCCTCGACCGGAGCCGCATCGCCGTCGCGGGGCACTCCTGGGGCGCCCAGAGCGCGAGCATGCTGCTGGGCGCACGGGTCCTCGACGCCGAGGGCGTCCCGGGCTCGGACCTGTCCGACCCGCGGATCAAGGCCGGTGTGCTGCTTGCCGTGCCGGGCACGGGCGGCGCCGACCTGACGCCGTTCGCCGCCGAGCACTTCGCCTTCATGAACCCGGACTTCGAGCGGATGACCACGCCGGCCCTGGTGGTCGCGGGGGACAAGGACCAGTCCGCCCTGAGCGTCCGGGGCCCGGAGTGGTTCACGGATCCGTACTACCTCAGCCCGGGGACCAAGAGCCTGCTCTCCCTGTTCGGGGCGGAGCACTCGCTGGGCGGGATCTCCGGATACACCTCCACGGAGACGACGGACGAGAGCCCCGAACGGGTCGCCCTGATACAGCGGCTCACGTGGGCCTTCCTCCGTAGTGCGCTCTATCCCGCGGACGCAAGCTGGTCCGCGGCGAGCGCCGAACTGGCGGCGAGCACCGATCCGCTGGGCCGTATCGAATCCAAGTGA
- a CDS encoding Lrp/AsnC family transcriptional regulator: protein MLALDDVDRSLIHALHVDARAPFTKIAAVLGTSTQTVVRRYGRLRAEAGLRVIALPDPHSARRQQWIVRLTATAGTAQDVARALARREDTSWVRLTSGGTEIVAIITTTPGGADSHALLLRDIPRTSAITAVSAHYLLHTYLGGPTAWRGRVNALTEAQQHQLRPPAPDGPDGPDGHPMPLADPDHRLLAALLHDGRTSYTELAAITGWTASTVTRRLDQLRRSGALFFDVDIDANLFGITTSALLWMSVAPAHLDHVATTLAGHQELAVVASTTGPTNLLANVLCPDPEALHRYLTTRLALDAITRIETAPVLRTLKAAAPVRGPG, encoded by the coding sequence ATGCTCGCACTGGACGATGTCGACCGTTCTCTGATCCACGCGCTTCATGTCGACGCGCGCGCCCCGTTCACGAAGATCGCCGCCGTGCTCGGCACCTCGACCCAGACCGTCGTACGGCGCTACGGAAGGTTGCGCGCCGAGGCGGGGCTCCGAGTGATCGCGCTGCCCGATCCGCACAGCGCGCGCCGCCAGCAGTGGATCGTCCGGCTCACCGCCACCGCCGGCACCGCGCAGGACGTCGCCCGGGCGCTGGCCCGGCGCGAGGACACCTCCTGGGTCAGGCTCACCTCCGGCGGTACCGAGATCGTCGCGATCATCACCACCACGCCGGGCGGTGCGGACTCCCACGCGCTGCTTCTGCGCGACATCCCCCGCACCTCCGCCATCACCGCGGTCTCGGCGCACTACCTCCTGCACACCTACCTGGGCGGCCCCACAGCCTGGCGCGGCCGCGTCAACGCACTCACCGAGGCTCAACAGCACCAGCTCCGGCCGCCCGCGCCCGACGGCCCCGACGGCCCCGACGGCCACCCGATGCCCCTCGCCGACCCCGACCACCGCTTGCTCGCCGCCCTGCTGCACGACGGCCGCACGAGCTACACCGAACTCGCCGCGATCACCGGGTGGACGGCGTCCACCGTCACCCGTCGCCTCGACCAACTCCGCCGCAGCGGCGCGCTGTTCTTCGACGTCGACATCGACGCCAACCTGTTCGGGATCACCACCTCGGCGCTGCTGTGGATGTCCGTCGCGCCGGCCCATCTCGACCATGTGGCCACCACGTTGGCCGGCCATCAGGAACTCGCGGTCGTCGCGTCCACGACCGGCCCGACCAATCTGCTGGCGAACGTCCTGTGCCCGGACCCCGAAGCACTGCACCGCTACCTGACCACCCGGCTTGCCCTCGACGCGATCACCCGCATCGAAACCGCGCCCGTCCTGCGGACTCTCAAAGCAGCCGCCCCTGTCCGTGGCCCCGGTTAA
- a CDS encoding nuclear transport factor 2 family protein, which translates to MSTITLLADRIEIADLFTRFARLLDEKRWEDADTVFTDDVAVHSPRSGEIRGIDKVVGFMREAEVEGEGEHTQHMTTDLLVDVDGDRATASANSLVYFYRDGQAPHLTSGLRLACTAVRTPAGWRLRESWTMLAWTHEK; encoded by the coding sequence ATGTCCACAATTACCCTTCTCGCCGACCGTATCGAGATCGCCGACCTGTTCACCCGCTTCGCGCGCCTACTCGACGAGAAGCGGTGGGAGGACGCGGACACCGTCTTCACCGACGATGTCGCGGTGCACTCGCCGCGCAGTGGCGAGATCCGCGGCATCGACAAGGTCGTCGGCTTCATGCGAGAGGCCGAGGTCGAGGGGGAGGGGGAGCACACCCAGCACATGACCACCGACCTGCTGGTGGACGTCGACGGCGACCGGGCGACCGCCTCGGCGAACTCGCTCGTGTACTTCTACCGCGACGGCCAGGCACCCCACCTGACAAGCGGCCTGCGACTGGCCTGCACCGCAGTGCGGACGCCGGCGGGCTGGCGACTTCGCGAGTCGTGGACCATGCTCGCCTGGACGCACGAGAAGTGA
- the gdhA gene encoding NADP-specific glutamate dehydrogenase encodes MNVSAHMETVYAEVCRRNPGEAEFHQAVGEVLHTLAPALQAHPEYAEACIAERVCEPERQVIFRVPWVDDEGRVRVNRGFRVEFSSALGPYKGGLRFHPSVNLGIVKFLGFEQIFKNALTGQAIGGGKGGADFDPKGRSQGEVMRFCQSFMTELHRHLGEHTDVPAGDIGVGGREIGYLFGQYKRITNRFEAGVLTGKGIGWGGSHVRTEATGYGAVYFADQMLGTRGQGFDGRKVVVSGSGNVAVYAIEKVHALGGTVVACSDSTGYVVDDSGIDLELLKSVKEVRRARLSAYAEARHSARYSERGSVFDVPCDIALPCATQNELGGQEAGALVKNGVLAVAEGANMPCTPEAVEIFREAGVLFGPGKAANAGGVATSALEMQQNASRARWTFEETEDRLAAVMRDVHAQCRATAETYGGTPDDYVLGANITGFLRVAEAMEAQGVV; translated from the coding sequence ATGAACGTCAGTGCCCACATGGAGACCGTCTACGCCGAGGTCTGCCGGCGCAATCCCGGCGAGGCGGAGTTCCACCAGGCGGTGGGGGAGGTGCTGCACACGCTGGCGCCCGCACTCCAGGCACACCCGGAGTACGCCGAGGCCTGCATCGCCGAGCGTGTGTGCGAGCCGGAGCGGCAGGTCATCTTCCGGGTGCCGTGGGTGGACGACGAGGGCCGGGTGCGCGTCAACCGGGGCTTCCGGGTCGAGTTCAGCAGCGCGCTCGGCCCGTACAAGGGGGGCCTGCGGTTCCACCCGAGCGTCAATCTGGGCATCGTGAAGTTCCTCGGCTTCGAGCAGATCTTCAAGAACGCGCTGACGGGCCAGGCCATCGGCGGCGGCAAGGGCGGCGCCGACTTCGACCCCAAGGGACGCTCGCAGGGCGAGGTGATGCGGTTCTGCCAGTCCTTCATGACCGAGCTCCACCGCCACCTGGGCGAGCACACCGACGTACCGGCCGGCGACATCGGCGTCGGGGGCCGGGAGATCGGCTACCTCTTCGGCCAGTACAAGAGGATCACCAACCGCTTCGAGGCGGGCGTACTGACGGGCAAGGGCATCGGCTGGGGCGGCTCGCACGTCCGCACCGAGGCCACCGGCTACGGAGCCGTGTACTTCGCCGACCAGATGCTGGGCACCCGAGGCCAGGGCTTCGACGGCCGCAAGGTGGTGGTCTCCGGATCCGGCAACGTCGCCGTCTACGCGATCGAGAAGGTGCACGCCCTCGGCGGCACAGTGGTCGCCTGCTCGGACTCGACCGGGTACGTCGTCGACGACAGCGGCATCGACCTGGAGCTCCTGAAGTCCGTCAAGGAGGTTCGCCGGGCACGGCTGTCGGCGTACGCCGAGGCCAGGCACTCGGCGCGGTACAGCGAACGGGGCTCGGTGTTCGACGTGCCCTGCGACATCGCCCTGCCCTGCGCCACGCAGAACGAACTCGGCGGCCAGGAAGCCGGCGCGCTGGTCAAGAACGGCGTCCTGGCCGTCGCCGAGGGCGCGAACATGCCCTGCACCCCGGAGGCCGTCGAGATCTTCCGCGAGGCCGGCGTCCTGTTCGGCCCCGGCAAGGCCGCCAACGCCGGCGGGGTCGCCACCTCCGCGCTGGAGATGCAGCAGAACGCCTCTCGCGCCAGGTGGACCTTCGAAGAGACCGAGGACCGCCTCGCCGCGGTCATGCGGGACGTTCACGCCCAGTGCCGCGCCACCGCCGAGACCTACGGCGGCACGCCGGACGACTACGTCCTGGGAGCCAACATCACCGGCTTCCTGCGCGTGGCTGAGGCGATGGAGGCACAGGGCGTCGTCTGA
- a CDS encoding leucine-rich repeat domain-containing protein — MSTRTSPDSPETPDSPDSPDSPTGYRVITAEEAEERFGVSADVSHPYQDFAGEQEIRLYEGGLRVTGGWEAESDGDWVPYNTIVDGDLTVGGDLEWWDSASGNFLLVTGDLRARNVLLSGCPDVVVRGDLTASGTVQGSYGDDGGYLTVGGRTRAGAVISTLYFNMHFAGQPEALFIADPSRTSHPVDFTDEELDDLVLPELLDKDDTADERAISDALREGQPVLRPGIRPSHLVALDELDALLPRAEEITELDLSDRKLRRLPEQFYAFPNLRVLSLAGNDAIGSLGERIGELTALEELNLAKTRLTALPEAIGRLRNLRVLDISGNDFTALPEQLGDLPRLEVLRAARLTCPVPDAVARLGALRELDLSNLQPGEFNSLVAFPMPVTRLPALRSLNLSHMFLESIPDELLGLTALEELDLRGSLSTLLPRLPDLAALPRLRMLRLSGSTPWSFQPEPSRDLLAGIWAISTLEHLEIDSWGEKTAGGQVTRTAFTALPDDAFARMPGLRRLSLAFNDLTTLPESFFRLRHLEAVDLRYTVLDAPTTDRLRTVFPHVRPHLRDPESQ, encoded by the coding sequence ATGAGCACAAGGACTTCACCTGATTCGCCGGAAACCCCGGATTCACCGGATTCACCGGATTCGCCGACGGGTTATCGCGTCATCACCGCGGAAGAGGCGGAGGAACGCTTCGGGGTCTCCGCCGATGTCAGCCATCCGTACCAGGACTTCGCCGGCGAGCAGGAGATACGCCTCTACGAGGGCGGCCTGCGGGTCACCGGCGGCTGGGAGGCGGAGTCCGACGGCGACTGGGTGCCGTACAACACCATCGTGGACGGTGATCTGACGGTCGGCGGCGACCTGGAGTGGTGGGATTCGGCGAGCGGCAACTTCCTGCTGGTCACCGGCGATCTACGGGCCCGCAACGTGCTGCTGTCCGGCTGCCCCGACGTCGTGGTCCGCGGTGACCTGACCGCGTCCGGCACCGTACAGGGCAGCTACGGCGACGACGGCGGGTACCTGACCGTCGGCGGCCGGACCCGCGCCGGGGCCGTCATCAGCACCCTGTACTTCAACATGCACTTCGCCGGGCAGCCCGAAGCCCTGTTCATCGCCGACCCCAGCCGCACCAGCCATCCCGTCGACTTCACCGACGAGGAACTGGACGACCTCGTACTGCCGGAGCTCCTCGACAAGGACGACACCGCGGACGAACGCGCCATCAGCGACGCGCTGCGCGAGGGACAGCCGGTCCTGCGCCCCGGTATCCGGCCCAGCCACCTGGTGGCGCTGGACGAGCTCGACGCCCTGCTGCCGCGCGCCGAGGAGATCACCGAGCTCGATCTGTCCGACCGCAAGCTGCGCCGACTCCCCGAGCAGTTCTACGCCTTCCCCAACCTGCGCGTGCTCTCCCTGGCCGGCAACGACGCCATCGGCAGCCTCGGCGAACGCATCGGCGAGCTGACCGCCCTGGAGGAACTCAACCTCGCCAAGACCCGGCTGACCGCGCTGCCGGAGGCCATCGGCCGGCTGCGCAACCTCCGCGTCCTGGACATCTCCGGCAACGACTTCACGGCGCTGCCCGAACAACTCGGCGACCTGCCCAGGCTCGAAGTGCTCCGCGCCGCACGGCTGACCTGCCCGGTCCCCGACGCCGTCGCCCGGCTGGGCGCGCTGCGCGAACTGGACCTGTCCAACCTCCAGCCGGGCGAGTTCAACTCCCTGGTCGCCTTCCCCATGCCCGTGACCCGGCTGCCCGCCCTGCGATCACTCAACCTCTCCCACATGTTCCTGGAGAGCATTCCCGACGAACTGCTCGGCCTGACCGCCCTGGAGGAACTGGACCTGCGCGGTTCCCTGTCCACCCTGCTCCCCCGCCTGCCCGACCTGGCGGCACTGCCCCGCCTGCGGATGCTGCGGCTGAGCGGCAGCACCCCCTGGTCCTTCCAGCCCGAGCCCAGCCGCGACCTGCTCGCCGGCATCTGGGCCATCAGCACCCTGGAGCACCTGGAAATCGACAGCTGGGGCGAGAAGACTGCCGGCGGCCAGGTCACCCGCACCGCCTTCACCGCGCTGCCCGACGATGCGTTCGCCCGCATGCCGGGGCTGCGGCGGCTGAGCCTGGCCTTCAACGACCTGACCACCCTGCCCGAATCCTTCTTCCGGCTCCGGCACCTCGAAGCGGTCGACCTGCGGTACACCGTCCTCGACGCACCGACCACCGACCGCCTGCGAACCGTGTTCCCGCACGTCCGGCCGCATCTGCGCGACCCCGAATCCCAGTAG
- a CDS encoding MFS transporter yields the protein MSQSTLRSAPAVYRWRWVGLTALLVAEAMNLLDSTIVQVAGPAIHADLGGPVSDIQWFSAAYTLAFALLLITGGRLGDIAGRKRVFRIGVTGFMLASLACALAPSAGMLIGFRVLQGAAAAVVIPQTFGLIRAMFDGDETAKALGSIGPVMGLAAICGPVLGGVLTHADLFGSSWRAVFLVNLPLAAAVLAVAPTLAEDRAPRRPGLDLAGTALAMLGTGLVVYPLIQADPGHRPPWSWAAMALGLVVLLGFGAHQRRAARTGRRPLVEPSLFASRMFPAALVTSTLFFAVMNGLMLTVVLHTQLGLGADTLTAGLTLLPWSVGLGLSSWIAGAYMVPRYGSRVMYAGISLLLAGVLAAIAAYHASDPTASPRLLPAALAIAGLGTGLFTTPFFTAALRPVSPQETGSAAGLLNAVQQLGGTLGVAVLGSVYLTGARSGAHTDARSAVQHTFWVAAALLVATAASAALMAVPRRRIGSVPRSDSMPPPAV from the coding sequence ATGTCGCAGAGCACGTTGCGGTCCGCCCCGGCGGTCTACCGGTGGCGGTGGGTGGGGTTGACGGCCCTGCTGGTCGCCGAGGCGATGAACCTGCTGGATTCGACCATCGTGCAGGTCGCCGGTCCGGCGATCCATGCGGACCTGGGTGGGCCGGTGTCGGACATCCAGTGGTTCAGCGCCGCCTACACCCTCGCCTTCGCGCTGCTGCTGATCACCGGTGGCCGTCTCGGTGACATCGCCGGGCGCAAGCGGGTCTTCCGTATCGGCGTCACCGGCTTCATGCTCGCGTCCCTGGCCTGCGCGCTGGCACCCTCCGCCGGGATGCTGATCGGCTTTCGGGTGCTGCAAGGCGCTGCGGCCGCAGTGGTCATCCCGCAGACGTTCGGCCTGATCCGGGCGATGTTCGACGGAGACGAGACAGCCAAGGCCCTGGGCAGCATCGGCCCCGTGATGGGCCTGGCCGCGATCTGCGGACCTGTCCTCGGCGGAGTACTGACCCATGCCGATCTGTTCGGGTCCTCGTGGCGTGCGGTGTTCCTGGTCAACCTCCCGCTGGCCGCCGCCGTCCTGGCCGTCGCACCGACGCTGGCCGAGGACCGTGCGCCGCGGCGTCCCGGCCTGGACCTGGCCGGCACCGCCCTGGCCATGCTGGGGACCGGTCTGGTCGTCTACCCGCTGATCCAGGCGGACCCCGGACACCGGCCGCCCTGGAGTTGGGCCGCGATGGCGCTCGGCCTGGTCGTCCTGCTCGGCTTCGGAGCGCACCAGCGCCGCGCCGCCCGGACCGGACGCCGGCCGCTGGTGGAACCCAGCCTGTTCGCAAGCCGGATGTTCCCTGCCGCACTGGTCACCTCCACGCTGTTCTTCGCCGTCATGAACGGGTTGATGCTCACCGTCGTCCTGCACACGCAACTCGGGCTCGGCGCCGACACCCTCACCGCCGGACTCACCCTGCTGCCCTGGTCGGTGGGGCTCGGGCTCTCCTCCTGGATCGCCGGCGCGTACATGGTCCCGCGATACGGATCCCGGGTGATGTACGCCGGAATCTCCCTGCTGCTGGCCGGAGTCCTGGCGGCGATAGCGGCCTACCACGCGAGCGACCCGACGGCCTCTCCCCGCCTCCTGCCCGCAGCGCTCGCCATCGCCGGCCTCGGCACCGGCCTGTTCACCACCCCGTTCTTCACCGCCGCCCTGCGCCCGGTGAGCCCACAGGAGACCGGCTCCGCCGCCGGGCTGCTCAACGCCGTCCAGCAACTCGGCGGCACGCTGGGCGTCGCCGTCCTCGGCAGCGTCTACCTCACCGGTGCCCGATCGGGTGCGCACACCGACGCGCGCAGCGCCGTCCAGCACACATTCTGGGTAGCGGCGGCTCTGCTCGTCGCCACCGCTGCTTCCGCCGCTCTCATGGCCGTCCCGCGTCGGCGCATCGGCAGCGTTCCGCGCAGCGACTCGATGCCGCCACCCGCTGTATGA
- a CDS encoding RNA-guided endonuclease InsQ/TnpB family protein: MQLRYRFRLYPTTGQRVSLGRAFGCVRVVYNDALRARETARSEGLAFPKSGDLSKLLITEAKRTPERAWLGEVSSVVLQQSLRDLDTAYKNFFDGLKGKRPGMGVPRFKSKRDTRQSVRFTANARWKITAGGKLSLPKIGDIAVKWSRALPSTPSTVTVVKDSAGRYFASFVIETGPEAALPDTAGEVGIDLGLTHFAVCSNGRKISSPRFLRRAEKKLKRTQQALSRKRKGSANRAKARLKVARAHAKVTDARHEFHHQLSTRLIRENQAISVEDLCVKGLARTRLAKSVHDAGWSAFVSMLEYKAARYGRTFAKVDRFFPSSQLCSACGFKDGPKPLAVREWTCVNCGTVHDRDVNAARNIRTEANKVAAGQAETQNACGG, translated from the coding sequence GTGCAGCTTCGGTACAGATTCCGCCTGTACCCGACGACTGGTCAGCGTGTGTCGCTGGGCAGGGCGTTCGGGTGTGTGCGGGTGGTCTACAACGACGCCCTCCGTGCTCGGGAGACTGCCCGTTCCGAGGGGCTTGCGTTCCCGAAGAGCGGGGACTTGTCGAAGCTGCTCATCACCGAGGCCAAGCGGACCCCGGAGAGGGCTTGGCTCGGCGAGGTCTCATCTGTGGTGTTGCAGCAGTCCCTGCGGGACCTGGACACCGCGTACAAGAACTTCTTCGACGGCCTGAAGGGCAAGCGCCCTGGCATGGGCGTGCCCCGTTTCAAGTCGAAGCGGGATACCCGGCAGTCGGTGCGGTTCACCGCGAATGCCCGGTGGAAGATCACGGCGGGCGGGAAGCTGTCGCTGCCGAAGATCGGCGACATCGCGGTGAAGTGGTCGCGGGCCCTCCCCTCGACCCCGTCCACAGTGACGGTGGTCAAGGACAGTGCGGGCCGGTACTTCGCGTCCTTCGTCATCGAGACCGGCCCGGAAGCGGCGCTTCCAGACACTGCGGGCGAGGTTGGTATCGACCTCGGGCTGACGCACTTCGCGGTCTGCTCCAACGGCCGGAAGATCAGCTCACCCCGGTTCCTGCGCCGGGCCGAGAAGAAGCTCAAGCGCACACAGCAGGCACTGTCCCGCAAGCGGAAGGGCTCTGCGAACCGGGCCAAGGCCCGGCTCAAGGTCGCCCGCGCCCACGCCAAGGTCACCGACGCGCGGCACGAGTTCCACCACCAGCTCTCCACCCGGCTGATCCGCGAGAACCAAGCGATCAGCGTGGAGGACCTGTGCGTGAAGGGACTCGCCCGCACCCGCCTGGCCAAGTCCGTGCACGACGCCGGATGGTCCGCATTCGTCAGCATGCTGGAGTACAAGGCCGCCCGCTACGGGCGGACCTTCGCGAAGGTGGACCGGTTCTTCCCCTCCTCGCAGCTCTGCTCCGCGTGCGGCTTCAAGGACGGGCCGAAGCCCCTCGCGGTCCGCGAGTGGACCTGCGTCAACTGCGGGACCGTCCACGACCGCGACGTAAACGCGGCCCGCAACATCAGGACCGAAGCGAACAAGGTCGCCGCCGGACAGGCGGAGACCCAAAACGCCTGCGGAGGGTGA
- a CDS encoding DUF5984 family protein, whose translation MIRTDPAIRFRFELTPLKKVGPWGTARPVLHWFALTDGWYCIDLDGHEVLRYSERTVQELRRDSDGTQPHPYVDYYVVRLWEDMIALVSDAMEPVPPDLVDLAADTSPDWAWLDTPEAEAAITWHSAGYLYTGYLRVAPHVRFWRTVIGEDDTVTVTWEQQTDPEGVIEFAGPQSGRVTMATNEFLTAVIELDRALFAAMDQRISELEASDPVPDVELDVEQLRREHRDRATWLQRAWDRDPGTDWDAVRVGARMLLTPRTAAED comes from the coding sequence GTGATCCGCACTGACCCAGCGATTCGCTTCCGCTTCGAACTGACTCCGTTGAAGAAGGTCGGGCCGTGGGGTACCGCGCGTCCTGTATTGCACTGGTTCGCGCTGACAGACGGCTGGTACTGCATCGACCTCGACGGCCATGAAGTACTGCGCTACTCGGAGCGCACCGTCCAGGAACTACGGCGCGACAGCGACGGCACACAACCACACCCGTATGTGGACTACTACGTCGTCCGCTTGTGGGAGGACATGATCGCGCTCGTGTCGGACGCGATGGAACCGGTGCCACCGGACTTGGTGGATCTTGCCGCCGACACCTCGCCGGACTGGGCCTGGCTGGATACGCCAGAAGCCGAGGCCGCGATAACCTGGCACAGCGCGGGCTACCTGTACACCGGCTATCTGAGAGTCGCCCCGCACGTCCGCTTCTGGCGCACCGTCATCGGTGAGGACGACACCGTTACCGTCACGTGGGAGCAACAGACGGACCCGGAGGGCGTGATCGAGTTCGCCGGTCCGCAGTCGGGTCGGGTGACCATGGCGACGAACGAGTTCCTCACGGCGGTGATCGAGCTCGACCGGGCGCTGTTCGCCGCGATGGACCAGCGCATCAGTGAGCTGGAAGCGTCGGATCCAGTACCCGATGTCGAGTTGGACGTAGAGCAGTTGCGCCGTGAGCACCGGGACCGGGCGACCTGGCTGCAGCGTGCATGGGACCGCGACCCGGGTACGGACTGGGACGCCGTACGGGTCGGCGCGCGCATGCTCCTTACCCCTAGGACGGCGGCGGAGGACTGA